One genomic window of Pseudomonas aeruginosa includes the following:
- the nfuA gene encoding Fe-S biogenesis protein NfuA: MSAITITEAAQAYLAELLEKQSTPGIGIRIFITQPGTQYAETCIAYCKPGEEKVEDTAIALKDFTAWIDAVSEPFLEDAVVDYATDRMGGQLTIKAPNAKVPMVNEDSPITERINYYLQTEINPGLASHGGQVSLVDVVEDNIAVLRFGGGCQGCGMVDMTLKDGVEKTLIERIPELKGVRDVTDHSNKENAYY; encoded by the coding sequence ATGAGCGCCATCACCATTACCGAAGCTGCCCAAGCGTATCTGGCCGAGTTGCTGGAGAAGCAGAGCACCCCGGGTATCGGCATTCGTATCTTCATCACCCAGCCGGGTACCCAGTACGCGGAAACCTGCATCGCCTACTGCAAGCCGGGCGAGGAAAAGGTCGAGGACACCGCCATCGCCCTGAAGGACTTCACTGCCTGGATCGATGCGGTCAGCGAGCCCTTCCTCGAAGATGCGGTGGTGGACTACGCCACCGACCGCATGGGCGGCCAGTTGACCATCAAGGCGCCGAACGCCAAGGTGCCGATGGTCAACGAGGACAGCCCGATCACCGAACGCATCAACTACTACCTGCAGACCGAGATCAATCCCGGGCTGGCCAGCCACGGCGGACAGGTGAGCCTGGTCGACGTGGTCGAGGACAACATCGCCGTGTTGCGTTTCGGCGGCGGTTGCCAGGGCTGCGGGATGGTCGACATGACCCTCAAGGATGGCGTCGAGAAGACCCTGATCGAGCGTATTCCCGAACTGAAGGGCGTGCGTGACGTGACCGACCACAGCAACAAGGAGAACGCCTACTACTGA
- a CDS encoding fatty acid cis/trans isomerase: MLPRPLVGLAFVLSSFIQSVSAAEISYSRDVQPIFTAKCVACHACYDSPCQLNLSSAEGAQRGANQLPVYDGTRTKAQETTRLYLDAHGADAWRRKDFWSVLEPQDGQAALMARMLELGHSQPLQPNAKIPEGLDISINRANQCPTPASIDAFIRKNPGSGMPFAVAGLSDDEYATLQKWLAAGAPVDQQPLRPTAAEARQVASWERFLNQPGAKQSLVSRWLYEHLFLAHLYFPEQGAPGHFFQLVRSRTPSGQPIDPIPTRRPNDDPGNSFYYRLWPIQGVIVHKTHITYPLTAKKLERVQELFFGTQWNTDKVPGYGVQSRANPFVTFAAIPPRARYQFMLDNAEYFTRTFIRGPVCRGQIATDVIRDNFWVVFQDPEQDLFVTDANFRAQSEPLLALPGQIDELKNLLGLWSAYRDKRNEYEDLRQDVYADAPPPTWNTIWHGNDNALLSIFRQFDSASVRKGLLGEVPQTLWLMDYPLFERTYYGLVVNFDVFGNVSHQAQTRLYFDLIRNGAEQNFLRLMPIDARQPLLDDWYQNSGKLKMWMDYQAFDDDTPSALGLPEKQPKKAFAEELLRRYGDLNARPDPINRCLDGNCYRPGIDRELQDAEQAFSRLVSRPAAGLKVIERFPEATMLRIRTSSGKREVYTVLRNRAHSNVAFMLGESLRYQPGLDTLTIYPGVLSSYPNFMFDLPATDAEAFVGALEAAKSGEDFDKVVERWGVRRSNPQFWSYFHDLEAYIRETEPVEAGALDMNRYENL, encoded by the coding sequence ATGTTGCCAAGACCGTTGGTTGGGTTGGCCTTCGTTTTGTCGTCTTTTATCCAGTCTGTTTCCGCTGCTGAAATTTCCTATAGCCGTGACGTCCAGCCGATCTTTACCGCCAAGTGCGTCGCCTGCCACGCCTGCTACGATTCGCCCTGCCAGCTCAACCTGAGCAGCGCCGAGGGCGCGCAGCGCGGCGCCAACCAACTGCCGGTCTACGACGGCACGCGGACCAAGGCGCAGGAAACCACCCGCCTGTACCTCGATGCGCACGGTGCCGACGCCTGGCGGCGCAAGGACTTCTGGTCGGTGCTCGAACCGCAGGACGGCCAGGCCGCACTGATGGCGCGGATGCTCGAGCTTGGCCACAGCCAGCCGTTGCAGCCGAATGCGAAGATCCCCGAAGGCCTGGACATTTCGATCAACCGCGCCAACCAGTGCCCGACGCCGGCCAGCATCGATGCGTTCATCCGCAAGAACCCAGGTTCCGGCATGCCTTTCGCGGTGGCCGGGCTGAGCGACGACGAATACGCCACCTTGCAGAAGTGGCTGGCCGCGGGCGCCCCGGTCGACCAGCAGCCGTTGCGGCCGACCGCCGCCGAGGCGCGCCAGGTGGCCAGCTGGGAGCGTTTCCTCAACCAGCCTGGGGCCAAGCAGAGCCTGGTCTCGCGCTGGCTCTACGAGCACCTGTTCCTGGCGCACCTGTATTTCCCGGAGCAGGGCGCGCCCGGCCACTTCTTCCAGCTGGTGCGTTCACGCACGCCCAGCGGCCAGCCGATCGACCCGATCCCGACCCGGCGTCCCAACGACGATCCGGGCAACAGCTTCTATTACCGCCTCTGGCCGATCCAGGGCGTGATCGTCCACAAGACGCACATCACCTATCCGCTGACGGCGAAGAAGCTGGAACGCGTCCAGGAGCTGTTCTTCGGCACCCAGTGGAACACCGACAAGGTTCCCGGCTACGGCGTGCAGAGCCGCGCCAACCCGTTCGTCACCTTCGCCGCGATCCCGCCACGGGCGCGCTACCAGTTCATGCTGGACAACGCCGAGTACTTCACCCGTACCTTCATCCGCGGGCCGGTGTGCCGTGGACAGATCGCCACCGACGTGATCCGCGACAACTTCTGGGTGGTATTCCAGGACCCCGAGCAGGACCTGTTCGTCACCGACGCCAACTTCCGCGCGCAGAGCGAGCCGCTGCTGGCCTTGCCGGGGCAGATCGACGAGCTGAAGAACCTGCTCGGCCTGTGGAGCGCCTACCGGGACAAGCGCAACGAGTACGAAGACCTGCGCCAGGACGTCTACGCCGACGCGCCGCCGCCGACCTGGAACACGATCTGGCACGGCAACGACAACGCCCTGCTGAGCATCTTCCGCCAGTTCGACAGCGCCTCGGTGCGCAAGGGCCTGCTTGGCGAGGTACCGCAGACCCTGTGGCTGATGGACTACCCGCTGTTCGAGCGAACCTACTACGGGCTGGTGGTGAACTTCGATGTCTTCGGCAACGTCTCGCACCAGGCGCAGACGCGCCTGTACTTCGACCTGATCCGCAACGGCGCCGAGCAGAACTTCCTCCGCTTGATGCCGATCGACGCGCGCCAGCCGTTGCTCGACGACTGGTACCAGAACAGCGGCAAGCTGAAGATGTGGATGGACTACCAGGCCTTCGACGATGACACGCCGAGCGCGCTGGGATTGCCGGAGAAGCAGCCGAAGAAGGCCTTCGCCGAAGAACTGCTGCGTCGCTACGGCGACCTCAATGCGCGCCCCGACCCGATCAACCGCTGCCTGGACGGCAACTGCTATCGACCGGGCATCGACCGCGAACTGCAGGACGCCGAGCAGGCCTTCAGTCGCCTGGTGAGCCGGCCGGCGGCCGGCCTCAAGGTCATCGAGCGCTTCCCCGAGGCGACCATGCTGCGGATACGTACGTCCAGCGGCAAGCGCGAGGTCTATACCGTGCTGCGCAACCGCGCGCACAGCAATGTCGCCTTCATGCTCGGCGAGTCGCTGCGCTACCAGCCGGGCCTGGACACCCTGACGATCTACCCGGGCGTGCTGTCCAGCTACCCGAACTTCATGTTCGATCTGCCGGCGACGGATGCCGAGGCCTTCGTCGGCGCCCTGGAGGCGGCGAAGAGCGGCGAGGACTTCGACAAGGTGGTCGAACGCTGGGGCGTGCGCCGCAGCAATCCGCAGTTCTGGAGCTACTTCCACGATCTCGAGGCGTACATCCGCGAAACCGAGCCGGTCGAGGCGGGCGCACTGGACATGAACCGCTACGAGAACCTCTGA
- the tsi1 gene encoding type IV secretion system immunity protein Tsi1, giving the protein MKLLAGSFAALFLSLSAQAADCTFTQLEIVPQFGSPNMFGGEDEHVRVMFSNEDPNDDNPDAFPEPPVYLADRDSGNDCRIEDGGIWSRGGVFLSQDGRRVLMHEFSGSSAELVSYDSATCKVVHREDISGQRWAVDKDGLRLGQKCSGESVDSCAKVVKRSLAPFCQTAKK; this is encoded by the coding sequence ATGAAACTGCTCGCCGGCAGCTTCGCCGCTCTCTTCCTGAGCCTTTCGGCCCAGGCGGCGGACTGTACTTTCACCCAGCTGGAAATCGTGCCCCAGTTCGGCTCGCCGAACATGTTTGGCGGCGAGGACGAGCACGTCCGCGTGATGTTCAGCAACGAGGATCCCAACGACGACAACCCCGATGCCTTTCCCGAACCGCCGGTCTACCTGGCCGACCGCGACAGCGGCAACGATTGCCGCATAGAGGACGGCGGCATCTGGTCGCGCGGCGGCGTGTTCCTGAGCCAGGACGGTCGGCGCGTGCTGATGCATGAATTCAGCGGCTCCAGCGCCGAGCTGGTGTCCTACGACAGCGCCACCTGCAAGGTGGTGCACCGCGAGGACATCTCCGGCCAGCGCTGGGCGGTGGACAAGGACGGGCTGCGCCTGGGTCAGAAATGCTCGGGCGAATCCGTCGACAGCTGCGCGAAGGTCGTGAAGCGTTCGCTCGCGCCGTTCTGCCAGACCGCAAAGAAATGA
- the tse1 gene encoding type VI secretion system effector peptidoglycanhydrolase Tse1: MDSLDQCIVNACKNSWDKSYLAGTPNKDNCSGFVQSVAAELGVPMPRGNANAMVDGLEQSWTKLASGAEAAQKAAQGFLVIAGLKGRTYGHVAVVISGPLYRQKYPMCWCGSIAGAVGQSQGLKSVGQVWNRTDRDRLNYYVYSLASCSLPRAS; encoded by the coding sequence ATGGACAGTCTCGATCAATGCATCGTCAACGCCTGCAAGAACAGCTGGGACAAGAGCTACCTGGCCGGCACCCCGAACAAGGACAACTGTTCCGGCTTCGTCCAGTCGGTGGCCGCCGAGCTGGGCGTACCGATGCCCCGCGGCAACGCCAACGCCATGGTCGACGGCCTGGAGCAGAGCTGGACCAAGCTCGCCTCCGGCGCCGAGGCCGCGCAGAAGGCGGCCCAGGGCTTCCTGGTGATCGCCGGCCTGAAGGGCCGCACCTACGGGCACGTCGCGGTGGTCATCAGCGGTCCGCTGTATCGGCAGAAGTACCCGATGTGCTGGTGCGGCAGCATCGCCGGCGCGGTCGGCCAGAGCCAGGGCCTGAAGTCGGTCGGCCAGGTGTGGAATCGCACCGACCGCGACCGCCTCAACTACTACGTCTACTCCCTGGCCAGTTGCAGCCTGCCCAGGGCCAGTTGA
- the metH gene encoding methionine synthase: MSSPLTDRSARLQALQHALRERILILDGGMGTMIQSYKLEEADYRGERFADWPSDVKGNNDLLLLSRPDVIQAIEKAYLDAGADILETNTFNATQVSQADYGMQSLAYELNVEGARLARQVADAKTAETPDKPRFVAGVLGPTSRTCSISPDVNNPGYRNVTFDELVENYVEATRGLIEGGADLILIETIFDTLNAKAAIFAVQGVFEELGVELPIMISGTITDASGRTLSGQTTEAFWNSVRHARPISVGLNCALGAKELRPYIEELSTKADTHVSAHPNAGLPNAFGEYDESPAEMAVVVEEFAAAGFLNIVGGCCGTTPAHIEAIAKAVAKYPPRAIPEIPRACRLSGLEPFTIDRSSLFVNVGERTNITGSAKFARLIREENYAEALEVAQQQVEAGAQVIDINMDEGMLDSKAAMVTFLNLIASEPDISRVPIMIDSSKWEVIEAGLKCIQGKGIVNSISMKEGVEAFKHHARLCKRYGAAVVVMAFDEDGQADTQARKEEICKRSYDILVDEVGFPPEDIIFDANIFAIATGIEEHNNYAVDFINACAYIRDNLPYALSSGGVSNVSFSFRGNNPVREAIHSVFLYYAIRNGLTMGIVNAGQLEIYDEIPKALRDRVEDVVLNRTPEATEALLAIADDYKGGGAVKEAEDEEWRSYSVEKRLEHALVKGITTWIVEDTEECRQQCARPIEVIEGPLMSGMNVVGDLFGAGKMFLPQVVKSARVMKQAVAHLIPFIEAEKGDKPEAKGKILMATVKGDVHDIGKNIVGVVLGCNGYDVVDLGVMVPAEKILQTAIAEKCDIIGLSGLITPSLDEMVHVAKEMQRQNFQLPLMIGGATTSKAHTAVKIDPQYSNDAVVYVTDASRAVGVATSLLSKELKADYVARTRADYAVVRERTANRSARTERLSYEQAIANKPAFDWAGYQAPTPSFTGVRVLDEIDLAVLAEYIDWTPFFISWDLAGKYPRILTDEVVGEAATSLFNDAQAMLKKLIDEKLIKARAVFGFWPANQVEHDDLEVYGADGETLATLHHLRQQTIKPDGKPNLSLADFVAPKESGVRDYIGGFITTAGIGAEEVAKAYEAKGDDYNSIMVKALADRLAEACAEWLHERVRKEYWGYARDEHLDNEALIKEQYVGIRPAPGYPACPDHTEKGTLFELLDPQGLSGVSLTEHYAMFPAAAVSGWYFAHPQAQYFAVGKIDKDQVERYSQRKGQEASVSERWLAPNLGYDD; this comes from the coding sequence ATGTCCAGCCCGCTCACCGATCGCAGCGCCCGCCTGCAAGCCCTCCAGCACGCCCTCAGGGAACGTATCCTGATCCTCGATGGCGGCATGGGCACCATGATCCAGAGCTACAAGCTGGAAGAGGCCGACTACCGCGGCGAGCGCTTCGCCGACTGGCCGAGCGACGTGAAAGGCAACAACGACCTCTTGCTGCTGAGCCGCCCGGACGTGATCCAGGCCATCGAGAAGGCCTACCTCGACGCCGGCGCCGACATCCTCGAGACCAACACCTTCAACGCCACCCAGGTGTCCCAGGCCGACTACGGCATGCAGTCGCTGGCCTACGAACTCAACGTCGAAGGGGCGCGCCTGGCCCGCCAGGTGGCGGACGCGAAGACCGCCGAGACCCCGGACAAGCCGCGTTTCGTCGCCGGCGTGCTCGGCCCGACCAGCCGCACCTGCTCGATTTCCCCGGACGTGAACAACCCCGGCTACCGCAACGTCACCTTCGACGAACTGGTGGAGAACTACGTCGAGGCGACCCGCGGCCTGATCGAAGGCGGCGCCGACCTGATCCTGATCGAGACCATCTTCGACACCCTCAACGCCAAGGCGGCGATCTTCGCCGTCCAGGGCGTGTTCGAGGAACTCGGCGTGGAGCTGCCGATCATGATCTCCGGAACCATCACCGACGCCTCCGGCCGCACCCTGTCGGGCCAGACCACCGAGGCCTTCTGGAACTCGGTGCGGCATGCCCGGCCGATCTCGGTAGGCCTGAACTGCGCCCTCGGCGCCAAGGAATTGCGGCCGTACATCGAGGAACTGTCGACCAAGGCCGACACTCATGTCTCGGCCCACCCCAACGCCGGCCTGCCGAACGCCTTCGGCGAATACGACGAATCGCCGGCGGAAATGGCCGTGGTGGTCGAGGAATTCGCCGCCGCCGGCTTCCTCAATATCGTCGGCGGCTGCTGCGGCACCACCCCGGCGCACATCGAGGCGATCGCCAAGGCAGTGGCCAAGTACCCGCCGCGGGCCATCCCGGAGATTCCCCGGGCCTGTCGCCTGTCCGGCCTGGAGCCGTTCACCATCGACCGCAGCTCGCTGTTCGTCAACGTCGGCGAGCGCACCAACATCACCGGTTCGGCCAAGTTCGCCCGGCTGATCCGCGAGGAAAACTACGCGGAAGCTCTCGAGGTCGCCCAGCAGCAGGTGGAAGCCGGCGCCCAGGTGATCGACATCAACATGGACGAAGGCATGCTGGACTCGAAGGCGGCCATGGTCACCTTCCTCAACCTGATCGCCTCCGAGCCCGACATCTCGCGCGTGCCGATCATGATCGACTCCTCCAAGTGGGAAGTGATCGAGGCCGGCCTGAAGTGCATCCAGGGCAAGGGCATCGTCAACTCGATCTCGATGAAGGAAGGCGTCGAGGCCTTCAAGCACCATGCCCGCCTGTGCAAGCGCTACGGCGCCGCGGTGGTGGTGATGGCCTTCGACGAGGACGGCCAGGCCGACACCCAGGCGCGCAAGGAAGAAATCTGCAAGCGCTCCTACGACATCCTGGTCGACGAAGTCGGCTTCCCACCGGAAGACATCATCTTCGATGCGAACATCTTCGCCATCGCCACCGGCATCGAGGAACACAACAACTACGCGGTCGATTTCATCAACGCCTGCGCCTACATCCGCGACAACCTCCCCTACGCCCTGAGCTCGGGCGGGGTGTCCAACGTGTCCTTCTCGTTCCGCGGCAACAACCCGGTACGCGAGGCGATCCACTCGGTGTTCCTCTACTACGCGATCCGCAACGGCCTGACCATGGGCATCGTCAACGCCGGCCAGTTGGAAATCTACGACGAGATTCCGAAAGCGCTGCGCGACCGGGTCGAGGACGTGGTGCTCAACCGCACGCCCGAGGCCACCGAGGCCCTGCTGGCGATCGCCGACGACTACAAGGGCGGCGGCGCGGTCAAGGAGGCCGAGGACGAGGAATGGCGCAGCTACAGCGTCGAGAAGCGCCTCGAGCATGCGCTGGTCAAGGGCATCACCACCTGGATCGTCGAGGACACCGAGGAATGCCGCCAGCAGTGTGCGCGTCCCATCGAGGTCATCGAAGGTCCGCTGATGTCCGGGATGAACGTGGTCGGCGACCTGTTCGGCGCCGGCAAGATGTTCCTCCCGCAGGTGGTCAAGTCCGCGCGAGTGATGAAGCAGGCGGTGGCCCACCTGATTCCCTTCATCGAGGCGGAGAAAGGCGACAAGCCGGAAGCCAAGGGCAAGATCCTGATGGCCACGGTGAAGGGCGACGTGCACGACATCGGCAAGAACATCGTCGGCGTGGTGCTCGGCTGCAACGGCTATGACGTGGTCGACCTCGGCGTGATGGTGCCAGCGGAGAAGATCCTGCAGACCGCCATCGCCGAGAAATGCGACATCATCGGCCTGTCTGGCCTGATCACGCCGTCGCTGGACGAGATGGTCCACGTCGCCAAGGAAATGCAGCGGCAGAATTTCCAGTTGCCGCTGATGATCGGCGGCGCCACTACCTCGAAGGCGCATACCGCGGTGAAGATCGATCCGCAGTACAGCAACGACGCGGTGGTCTACGTCACCGACGCCTCGCGCGCGGTAGGCGTGGCCACCAGCCTGCTGTCCAAGGAGCTGAAGGCCGACTACGTGGCCCGCACCCGCGCCGACTACGCGGTGGTCCGCGAACGCACGGCCAACCGCAGCGCCCGCACCGAGCGGCTGAGCTACGAACAGGCGATCGCCAACAAGCCGGCGTTCGACTGGGCCGGCTACCAGGCGCCGACGCCTTCCTTCACCGGCGTCAGGGTGCTCGACGAGATCGACCTCGCGGTGCTCGCCGAGTACATCGACTGGACGCCGTTCTTCATTTCCTGGGACCTGGCCGGCAAGTACCCGCGCATCCTCACCGACGAGGTGGTCGGCGAGGCCGCCACCTCGTTGTTCAACGACGCCCAGGCGATGCTGAAGAAGCTGATCGACGAGAAGCTGATCAAGGCCCGCGCGGTGTTCGGCTTCTGGCCGGCCAACCAGGTCGAGCACGACGACCTGGAGGTCTACGGCGCCGATGGCGAGACCCTCGCCACCCTGCACCACCTGCGGCAGCAGACGATCAAGCCGGACGGCAAGCCGAACCTGTCGCTGGCCGATTTCGTCGCGCCGAAGGAAAGCGGCGTGCGCGACTACATCGGCGGCTTCATCACCACCGCCGGGATCGGCGCCGAGGAAGTGGCCAAGGCGTACGAAGCCAAGGGCGACGACTACAACAGCATCATGGTCAAGGCGCTCGCCGACCGCCTCGCCGAAGCCTGCGCCGAGTGGCTGCACGAGCGGGTGCGCAAGGAGTACTGGGGCTACGCCCGCGACGAACACCTCGACAACGAGGCCTTGATCAAGGAGCAATACGTCGGCATCCGCCCGGCACCGGGCTACCCGGCCTGCCCCGACCATACCGAGAAAGGCACTCTGTTCGAACTGCTCGATCCGCAGGGCCTGTCCGGCGTCAGCCTGACCGAGCACTACGCGATGTTCCCGGCCGCGGCGGTCAGCGGTTGGTATTTCGCCCACCCGCAGGCGCAGTACTTCGCGGTCGGCAAGATCGACAAGGACCAGGTGGAACGCTACAGCCAGCGCAAGGGCCAGGAAGCCAGCGTCAGCGAGCGCTGGCTGGCGCCGAACCTTGGCTACGATGACTGA
- a CDS encoding YggL family protein — protein MKFLTPEQMEKPRKRRLRKKLRLGEFQEFGFSFELTYDRNALSHDDALDHLIDFVEAQGWVFGGGGSPEQAEISGYLCLARVGSLDEADRESARLWLEAQPWCKTFEVGPLSDCWHNFFE, from the coding sequence ATGAAATTCCTCACTCCCGAGCAGATGGAAAAGCCGCGCAAGCGCCGCCTGCGCAAGAAACTGCGCCTGGGCGAGTTCCAGGAGTTCGGCTTCAGCTTCGAACTGACCTACGACCGCAACGCCCTCTCCCACGACGATGCGCTGGACCATCTGATCGACTTCGTCGAGGCCCAGGGCTGGGTGTTCGGCGGTGGCGGCTCGCCGGAACAGGCGGAGATCAGCGGCTACCTGTGCCTGGCGCGGGTCGGCAGCCTGGACGAGGCGGACCGGGAAAGCGCCCGCCTGTGGCTGGAAGCCCAACCCTGGTGCAAGACCTTCGAGGTCGGCCCGTTGAGCGACTGCTGGCACAACTTCTTCGAGTGA